The genomic window TCCTGTGACTGCGCTGAGGTTGGGTGTTGGGAAGAGGTCGCCGGGTTACCCTGATCCACTCCCACAGGAGTCACTGAGGGTCTTGCTGGTGCACTCAgtgggccctggactgggacatTCTTGTTTACGTGACTGTTCAGAGTAAACCTCATTGCAAACCTCCTCAGGCCCTGTAAtattctgcaccccaaatcctgaGATCTTCACTCAGGCAACACTTCTATGAAAATCAATCAGGACCCCAGGACTCAGTCCGTTCTGGTTTGCAGAAATTAGCTGGTTTTAAGCAGCATAGCTGTAAATGTCCAAAATAACCCAGGAGCAACCAATTATAAGGGCTGCTTTGATACTGattgtgacaggttcccccccAGGGTGCcatctggaactggggtaccactgagcccgctgacagcctgggctccctctcaccctGTACTGCTCTGACAAACTGCATAATCCTCccgcctgcactttcaccagcattcacacagggagagacacacccagctgcaactGGACAGAGACTTTTGAACTACCAGCTGTCCAggctaggaccccagagcagtaccatcctgccctggatAAAtctgagcagtgtgtgtgtttaataccCCTACACCTATCACTCAGTGTGAAGACAACCATGCACACTTGGGTTAACCAAACCaagattttccccaagcactccagtcaaaCCTCAATGGTTTGGATTATAACAGAATAAGTTTTTTATCTatgaaaaatagatttttagaTTCTATATGAATCTTAggctgcatttttgtttatttgctaggtaatctgctttgatctgtttgctaacacttataaccacttaaaatcgATCTTTGGTAGTTAATAaaggtgtttttgctttatctacaCCAGTGAGTTGGAATGAAGTGCCTGGGAAAATCATAGCTCGACTGGCAGAGGCTGTTGTATATTCCTTTCCACATTCAGGGAGGGGGCGAAAtctatgagcttatgctgtacagttctctgggCAGGGTAAGACTGTaacattttgggtttacactccagtggGGGGTACGAatctgggaagctggtggttaatTTGGCTGCAGCCTCtttattgttggttcatgcagtggctggtcagtGAGCCTGCATGTAACTCCAGCGGGGTGTGTCTCTATGTGTGTGGATGCTGGTGTAAGCGTAAGATTTGGAGCAGGTCTGCAGGTTGTCACAGGAGCACAGTGTGTGAAAGGGAGCACAGAcgggctcatagactcatagactctaggactggaagggacctcgagaggtcatcgagtccagtcccctgccctcatggcaggaccaaatactgtctagaccatccctaatagacatttatctaacctactcttaaatatctccagagatggagattccacaacttccctagacaatctattccagtgtttaactaccctgacagttaggaactttttcctaatgtccaacctaaatctcccttgctgcagtttaagcccattgcttcttgttctatcattggaggctaaggtgaacaagttttctccctcctcctgatgacaccctttagatacctgaaaactgctatcatgtcccctctcagtcttctcttttccaaactaaacaaacccaattccttcagccttccttcataggtcatgttctcaagacctttaatcattcttgttgctcttctctggaccctctccaatttctccacatctttcttgaaatgcggtgcccagaactggacacaatactccagttgaggcctaaccagcgcagagtaaagcggaagaatgacttctcgtgtcttgtttacaacacacctgttaatgcatcccagaatcacgtttgctttttttgcaacagtatcacactgttgactcatattaagcttgtggtctactatgacccctagatctctttctgccatactccttcctagacagtctcttcccattctgtatgtgtgaaactgattgttccttcctaagtggagcactttgcatttatctttattgaacttcatcctgtttacctcagaccatttctccaatttgtccagatcattttgaattttgaccctgtcctccaaagcagttgcaatccctcccagtttggtatcgtccgcaaacttaataagcgtactttctatgccaacatctaaatcgttgatgaagatattgaacagaaccggtcccaaaacagacccctgcggaaccccacttgttatacctttccagcaggattgggagccattaacaactactctctgagtacggttatccagccagttatgcacccaccttatagtagccccatctaaattgtactttcctagtttatctataagaataccATGCGAGactaaatcaaatgccttactaaagtctaggtatatcacatccaccgcttctcccttatccacaaggctcgttatcctatcaaagaacgctatcagattagtttgacactatttgttctttacaaatccatgctggctattccctatcaccttaccaccttccaagtgtttgcagatgatttctttgattacctgctccattatcttccctggcacagaagttaaactaactggtctgtagtttcctgggttgttttttatttccctttttatagatgggcactatatttacccccttccagtcttctggaatctcccccgtctcccatgatttcccaaagataatagctagaggctcagataccttttctattaactccttgagtattctaggatgcatttcatcaggccctggtgacttgcaggcatctaacttttctaagtgattttttacttgctctttccttattttctcttctaaacctgccctcttcccgtaaggattcactatactagacattccttcagacttctcagtgaagactgaaacaaagaagtcattaagcatctctgccatttccaagtctccctttactgtttccccctcctcattgagcagtgggcctaccctgtccttagtcttcctcttgcttctaatgtattgataaaaagtcttcttgtttccctttatttccatagctagtttgagttcattttgtgcctttgcttttctaatcttgcctctgcattcctgtgttatttgtctatattcatccttcgtgatctgacctagtttccattttttatatgacgcctttttattttgtaggacacgcaagatctcaagggtaagccaaggtggtcttttgccacattttctatctttcctaaccatcggaataacttgcttttgggcccttaatagcgtccctttgaaaaactgccaacttttctcagttgtttttcccctcagtcttaattcccatgggaccttgcctatcagctctctgagcttaccaaaatccgccttcctgaaatccattgtctctgttcttctgtactcccttctacccttccttagaattgcaaattctatgatttcatgatcactttcacccaagcttccttctactttcaaattctcaacaagttcctccctattggttaaaatcaagtctagaacagcttccccccagtagctttttcaactttctgaaataaaaagttgtctgcaatgcagtccaggaacttattggatagtctgtgccccgcggtgttattttcccaacatatatctggatagttgaagtcccccgtcaccaccaaatcttgggctttggatgattttgttagttgtttgaaaaaagcctcatccacctctcccacctgattaggtggcctgtagtagactcccagcacgacatcccctgtgctttttaccccttttagcctaacccagagactctccacacttccgtctcctatgtccatctccacctcagtccaagtgcgtacatttttaatgaaaacccaGTTCCAGGTGACACCCGGGAGGAACATGTCACACTGTAACAAATGCAGTCCAGTCCTAGCCACTACTCACCTTCTCACTGATTGTCTCTTTTGCTGTTAGTTACAGGAAACTGAACAGAAAATCCAAATGATGGCACATGATGCCAGCTGACAATCACACCTTTTCAGACCCCATGACCTATGTCCTGACTGGCATTCCGGGTACGGAGGAGTctcatgtctggatctccattccCTTCTGTCTGATGTACGTTGCAACACTTTTTGGAAACTCTCTCCTACTATTCATCATACTAACAGAAcaaagcctccatgagcccatgtatctATTTGTGTCCATGCTGGCCACTGCTGATCTGCTGTTATCTACCACGACAGTGCCCAAGATGCTGGCTGTATTCTGGTTTAGAGCAGGGGAAATTTCTTTTGCTGCCTGCCTGACGcagatgttcttcatccatgTCAGTTTTCTGGCCGAGTCGGccatcctgctggccatggcgtttgATCGGTACGTTGCCATTTGCAACCCCCTGAGATACACCATCATACTAACCAATTCTGTGATTGGGAAGATGGGGCTGGCAGTTATCACAAGAAGTTTCTGTTTCATTTTCCCTCTCATCTTTCTTGTGAAGCAGCTGAAGTTCTGCAGAACCAACCGCCTGCCTCACACCTATTGTGAGCATATGATCATAGCCCGGCTGGCCTGCGACGACATCACAGTCCACGTCTGGTATGGCGTAGCTGTGGCTATTTTAGTAATTGGTTTGGATTCTGTGCTCATTGCTTTGTCTTATGGGCAGATCCTCAGGGCCGTATTCCAGCTCTCCACCAAGGATGCCCGGCTCAAGGCTCTCCGCACCTGCGGCTCCCATGTCTGTGTCATATTGATGTTCTACATCTCATCTGTTTTCTCCTATTTTGCACACCAATTTGGGCCCATCATCCCAGGTTATATTCTCAACCTCCTGGCCAACCTCTATGTGCTCATtccccccatgttaaaccccattgTTTATGGGGTGACAACAAAAGAGATCCTGAAATGGGTGATCAATGTGTTTCATCGATGCTGCAGCAGAAGCTCCCTGCTGAGTTAAAGGAGGCAACAGAAAATCCTGTGGGACTTGGAAATTAAAGCCAGGTTTTCATTGGAACTATAGGAGTGTTTTAACTATGTCCTTCCACTTCGTAGGATcgaaaagctggtctctctcacctcAGAATTTGGGTTCAATGAAAGCTATTTCCTCCTCatgttgtctctctaatatcctgggatacacatggctacaacaacactgctcaCTTCCACAAAAAGCAGCCAGACTGAATAAGTCTCTGTTCTAAGTTGAAGGGAAACCACAAACCAAGAAAGCACAAGCATAAAGtcaccatgagagagagagagcacagtgtgtgtgtggaaagcaGCAGCCAAGGGGGACATGCCATACAGCATGCGAAGTGCACTGTGCTGAACTTTGGGAGACAGGGGCTCTAGACTTTGTTCTCCCTCCAACCTGCTGTGTCACCTTGGGTTCGTTTCTTTCCTTCTTAATTTCCTCTGTGGCAAAGTGAGCACACTTTGGGGCCAGCATGGAAGTCAGGAGAAAGTCTCCTCAGGGAGACAGCACAGGGATTGCATGGCCCTCCACTGCACAGCCCAGAACCTGAGCAGGGGTGGCTTTGACTGTGTCTTCATGGGCCTCCTCGAACTGGAGATCCACTCCAAGACGACATGTCTAGGGCAGCACAGTCTCCCACACACCACCCAACAGCAAACATGGTGATTCATAAtgtgtaaggccagaaggaaccacaatctgacctccagtataacacaAGGCCCTAGAATTATACCCAGTCTCCCCTGGATTGAACGCATTAACTTGATTTTTGTTACAGCACCTTCCACAAAGAGATACAAACTCCAAAATCCTTCTCAGGGTCACTGCTTTCTAtccccttatagtccattcatccagcccatacttctttaacttgctggcaagaatactgtgggagaccgtatcaaaagcttttctaaagtcaagatatatcacatctagcactttccctatatccacagagccagttatctcatcacagaaggcaattagtttAGTCAGACATGACTGGCCTTTGATGAATCTATATTGTTTGTTCCTaatcacctttctctcctccaagtgaTTCAAAATGGATCCTTTGAGGACCTGTTTCAGGAATTTGCCATGGagtgaagttaggctgactggtctgtagttctctgggttttcttccttctctttttaaaatatggttagATTTGCCTTTTCCCAACCATCTGGGGCCTCCCCCGATCACCAAAAAATTTTGAAGAGACTAGCCAATGTCTCTGCCATcgcatcagccaactccctcagcgtCCTTGGATGCACTAggtctggacccatggacttgtacgtgtccagcttttctaaacagtccttaccctgttctttcaccactgagggctgctcacctcctccccatgctgtgctgcccgtGCAGCAGTCGGGGAGCTGACCTTGCcagtgaagaccgaggcaaaaaaagcattgagcacTTCAGCTTTtaccatatcctctgtcactacgTTGCCTCTCCAATTCAGTAAGAATTGCCCGactgtc from Gopherus evgoodei ecotype Sinaloan lineage unplaced genomic scaffold, rGopEvg1_v1.p scaffold_36_arrow_ctg1, whole genome shotgun sequence includes these protein-coding regions:
- the LOC115641870 gene encoding olfactory receptor 52B2-like — translated: MMPADNHTFSDPMTYVLTGIPGTEESHVWISIPFCLMYVATLFGNSLLLFIILTEQSLHEPMYLFVSMLATADLLLSTTTVPKMLAVFWFRAGEISFAACLTQMFFIHVSFLAESAILLAMAFDRYVAICNPLRYTIILTNSVIGKMGLAVITRSFCFIFPLIFLVKQLKFCRTNRLPHTYCEHMIIARLACDDITVHVWYGVAVAILVIGLDSVLIALSYGQILRAVFQLSTKDARLKALRTCGSHVCVILMFYISSVFSYFAHQFGPIIPGYILNLLANLYVLIPPMLNPIVYGVTTKEILKWVINVFHRCCSRSSLLS